The Campylobacter sp. MIT 99-7217 genome includes a window with the following:
- a CDS encoding YqaA family protein has product MFDTLLQNLSYGGLFLISFISATLYPLASEAFVVGFVVADFSPFWVLFIASLGNTLGSLSTYALAFFGKSLILEKYFSKPLQKLSKMNANFKKFGCFYAFLSFLPLVGDIFVLGLGLSKYSFLKATFFIALGKIFRYLVLIFSALYFA; this is encoded by the coding sequence ATGTTTGATACATTGCTTCAAAATTTAAGCTATGGCGGGCTTTTTCTTATCAGCTTCATCTCAGCAACCTTGTATCCCTTAGCTTCTGAAGCCTTTGTAGTGGGCTTTGTAGTCGCTGATTTTTCGCCTTTTTGGGTACTTTTCATCGCAAGTCTTGGAAATACCTTAGGAAGCCTTAGCACCTATGCTTTAGCCTTTTTTGGTAAGAGTTTGATACTTGAAAAATACTTTTCAAAGCCTTTACAAAAACTTTCAAAAATGAATGCAAATTTTAAAAAATTTGGTTGTTTTTATGCTTTTTTAAGCTTTTTGCCCTTGGTGGGAGATATATTTGTTTTAGGGCTTGGGCTGAGTAAATATTCCTTTTTAAAAGCTACTTTTTTCATCGCCTTGGGCAAGATTTTTAGATACTTGGTTTTGATTTTTTCTGCACTTTATTTTGCATAG
- the polA gene encoding DNA polymerase I, with protein sequence MKTLTIIDTFGFFFRLFYALKGLKTSTGKPSSMVSGFANFIYSLKNEYKSDFLIFALDSKGKTFRSEIDPNYKINRIPPPPELLEQIPVCIQMIEKMGFKSSSFEGYEADDIIASIVRECEDKDIFVRIITQDKDLYQLIKDDKVSIYSPISKNDYNEAACLEKYGVKPSQIRDFLALCGDSADNIPGVKGIGAKGAKTLLDEFGNLESIYENLTLVRNERSKNLLLEGKENAFLSKKLASLYDKLDVSNLLVGAEFKEEEPLLKVVDILQEYELNLVLKKLRSNPQNKDKNLGFQAKLITDENELFSLLQGLDKETIIAFDTETTGLDTKHAKIVGFSFCMNEEKAFYVPINHDYLGVPKQISFEVAKKAITLIYQAFVVGHNLKYDFEIIKNNFGLNLPQNYADTMILAWLKNPSSRVNMDDLAKRLFDYETLHFESLVKKGETFASVDLSKAALYASEDAFITLKFYLYFLQNLEKPLLDLAKDVEFPFIKVILMLENNGLKLDTELLSKLMQKFSVDIKALSEEIYELAGERFNINSPKQVSDILFVKLGLPSGKKGKNGTFSTDEKVLNELKDEHAIIAKLLAYRELAKLYSTYCEPLLNLALNDENSRIYSSFLQTGTATGRLSSKDPNLQNIPAHGQYAKDYKSCFIAKKGFSFISLDYSQIELRMLAHFSEDEKLISAFANDEDIHARTAVMIFGQSNYETRSIAKSINFGLIYGMGYKTLSKNLNIEAKLAKEYIEKYFENFTSIKSYFENVKIEARKNGFIKTLLGRKRYFDFENASAMMSAAYERESVNSILQGSASDVIKLASLEIAKLLDDEKRLILQIHDELIFEVKDELCENFAKKASDIMENIVKLKVNLKTSSSIAKNWGELK encoded by the coding sequence TTGAAAACCCTAACGATCATCGATACCTTTGGCTTTTTCTTCAGGCTTTTTTATGCTCTAAAGGGCTTAAAAACAAGCACAGGAAAGCCAAGTAGCATGGTTTCTGGCTTTGCTAATTTTATTTATAGTTTGAAAAATGAATACAAAAGTGATTTTTTAATCTTTGCTCTTGATAGCAAGGGCAAGACCTTTCGCAGCGAAATTGATCCTAATTACAAAATCAACCGCATTCCCCCACCGCCTGAACTTTTAGAACAAATCCCTGTGTGCATACAAATGATAGAAAAAATGGGCTTTAAATCCTCATCTTTTGAGGGCTACGAGGCTGATGATATCATCGCTTCTATAGTGCGAGAATGTGAAGACAAGGACATTTTTGTGCGTATCATCACCCAAGATAAAGATCTTTACCAGCTTATAAAAGATGATAAGGTAAGTATTTATAGCCCTATTTCAAAAAATGATTATAACGAAGCAGCCTGCCTTGAAAAATACGGGGTAAAACCCTCACAAATCAGAGATTTCTTAGCTCTTTGCGGAGATAGTGCTGATAATATCCCCGGAGTCAAAGGCATAGGTGCAAAGGGTGCAAAAACCTTGCTTGATGAGTTTGGAAATTTAGAAAGCATTTATGAAAATTTAACCCTGGTTCGCAATGAACGCAGTAAAAACTTGCTTTTAGAGGGCAAGGAAAATGCCTTTTTGAGCAAAAAGCTTGCAAGTTTATATGATAAGCTTGATGTTTCAAATTTACTTGTTGGGGCTGAATTTAAGGAAGAAGAGCCGCTTTTAAAAGTCGTTGATATCTTACAAGAATATGAGCTAAATTTAGTGCTTAAAAAATTGCGGAGCAATCCTCAAAATAAGGATAAAAATTTAGGCTTCCAAGCAAAACTTATCACCGATGAAAACGAGCTTTTTTCGCTTTTACAAGGACTTGATAAAGAAACGATCATCGCCTTTGATACTGAAACCACAGGACTTGATACCAAGCATGCAAAAATCGTTGGTTTTAGCTTTTGTATGAATGAAGAAAAAGCCTTTTATGTGCCGATAAATCATGATTATTTAGGTGTGCCAAAACAAATTTCTTTTGAGGTGGCAAAAAAGGCTATAACTTTGATCTATCAAGCCTTTGTCGTGGGGCATAATCTCAAATATGATTTTGAAATCATCAAAAACAATTTTGGCTTAAATTTACCGCAAAACTATGCTGATACGATGATCTTAGCTTGGCTTAAAAACCCATCAAGTCGCGTAAATATGGACGATTTGGCTAAGAGGCTTTTTGATTATGAAACCTTGCACTTTGAAAGTTTGGTAAAAAAGGGCGAAACCTTTGCAAGTGTGGATCTTTCAAAGGCTGCCCTATATGCTAGTGAAGATGCTTTTATAACGCTTAAATTTTATCTTTATTTTTTACAAAATTTAGAAAAACCCTTACTTGATCTTGCTAAAGATGTGGAATTTCCATTTATAAAAGTCATTTTAATGCTTGAAAATAACGGCTTAAAGCTTGATACTGAGCTTTTGAGCAAACTTATGCAAAAATTTAGCGTGGATATAAAAGCACTGAGTGAAGAAATTTACGAGCTTGCTGGGGAGAGATTTAACATAAACTCGCCAAAACAAGTAAGTGATATACTCTTTGTCAAACTTGGCTTACCAAGTGGAAAAAAGGGCAAAAACGGCACTTTTTCAACCGATGAAAAGGTGCTAAATGAACTTAAAGATGAGCACGCTATCATTGCTAAGCTTTTAGCTTATAGAGAGCTTGCAAAGCTTTATTCAACATATTGCGAGCCACTTTTAAATTTGGCTTTAAATGATGAAAATTCAAGGATTTACTCAAGCTTTTTACAAACAGGAACAGCCACAGGACGCCTCTCATCAAAAGATCCAAATTTACAAAATATCCCCGCACACGGACAATACGCAAAAGACTATAAATCCTGCTTTATAGCCAAAAAAGGCTTTAGTTTTATCTCTCTTGATTACTCTCAAATCGAGCTTAGAATGCTTGCTCATTTTAGCGAAGATGAAAAGCTTATCAGTGCTTTTGCAAATGATGAGGATATTCATGCAAGAACGGCTGTGATGATATTTGGACAAAGCAATTACGAAACAAGAAGCATAGCCAAAAGCATAAATTTTGGGCTTATTTATGGAATGGGCTATAAAACTTTAAGCAAGAATTTAAATATCGAAGCAAAACTTGCAAAAGAATATATCGAAAAGTATTTTGAAAATTTCACGAGCATAAAAAGTTATTTTGAAAATGTCAAAATCGAGGCTAGAAAAAACGGCTTTATCAAGACCTTGCTTGGACGAAAAAGGTATTTTGACTTTGAAAATGCAAGTGCGATGATGAGTGCTGCTTATGAAAGAGAAAGTGTAAATTCTATCTTGCAAGGCTCAGCTTCTGATGTGATAAAGCTTGCAAGTCTTGAGATAGCAAAGCTTTTGGACGATGAAAAAAGGTTGATTTTGCAAATTCATGATGAGCTGATTTTTGAAGTCAAAGATGAATTATGCGAAAATTTTGCAAAAAAAGCTAGTGATATTATGGAAAATATAGTAAAATTAAAAGTAAATTTAAAAACTTCATCGAGTATCGCTAAAAATTGGGGCGAGTTAAAATAA
- the motA gene encoding flagellar motor stator protein MotA: protein MDLTTILGMVLAVTSISVGDILEGGNPLHVLHLSSFLIVMPTAGFCAMTATHKKIVKAAYKELGIVFKGAKVNLPETIAQLVEFAVIARRDGLLALESKTNEIDNEFLRNALMMLVDGKSFDEIHESMEIQTEELEEYYKECAEYWIRFGETCPTMGLVGAVMGLMLALQLLDDPQAMAAGIAGAFTATVTGIFGAYALFAPWGNKMKANGMEYVKEQRVITEAIKGIAEGANPRDLEAKLFNFLGHGDTKISQFDK, encoded by the coding sequence ATGGATTTAACGACCATATTAGGAATGGTATTGGCGGTAACAAGTATTTCAGTAGGTGATATTTTAGAGGGTGGAAACCCTTTGCATGTTCTTCACCTTTCATCTTTTCTTATCGTGATGCCAACGGCTGGATTTTGTGCTATGACAGCAACACACAAAAAGATCGTAAAAGCAGCTTATAAAGAACTTGGTATCGTCTTTAAAGGAGCAAAGGTTAATCTTCCTGAAACCATAGCTCAGCTTGTTGAATTTGCTGTTATTGCAAGAAGAGATGGACTTTTAGCACTTGAATCAAAAACAAATGAGATCGACAATGAATTCTTAAGAAATGCTTTAATGATGCTTGTTGATGGAAAAAGTTTTGATGAGATACATGAAAGTATGGAAATTCAAACCGAAGAACTTGAAGAGTATTATAAAGAATGTGCTGAGTATTGGATTCGTTTTGGGGAAACTTGTCCTACTATGGGGCTTGTTGGAGCGGTTATGGGGCTTATGCTTGCACTCCAACTTCTTGATGATCCTCAAGCTATGGCTGCTGGTATTGCCGGTGCATTTACGGCTACGGTTACAGGCATCTTTGGTGCATACGCACTTTTTGCACCTTGGGGAAATAAAATGAAGGCTAATGGTATGGAGTATGTCAAAGAACAAAGAGTAATCACAGAAGCTATAAAGGGTATAGCTGAGGGTGCTAATCCTAGAGATTTAGAAGCTAAGCTTTTTAACTTCTTAGGACATGGTGATACAAAAATTTCGCAATTTGATAAATAA